A window of the Oncorhynchus masou masou isolate Uvic2021 chromosome 13, UVic_Omas_1.1, whole genome shotgun sequence genome harbors these coding sequences:
- the LOC135552113 gene encoding protein rapunzel-like produces the protein MADAGQIRKTVVKVLGCVEKVSSFASSINPLFGIVSSLVGVVRIGLVGDEAHALDKDFQVVHGKLESISAKNRQCLRQIRVDEVNETFGKYEEYIKHQYAAFSSMVALVRKDPEGARRHMANFEWVYERDKSDLSLDVYYRGVMGTGSVFGRPLLKVYLEHCNGDRRVMEHWCSQVGHLFHIGLIALMAYTAVTEDDEDEVREKWTKRVEDIQAKMQEVLSQCKE, from the coding sequence ATGGCTGATGCCGGGCAAATCAGAAAGACAGTGGTCAAGGTGCTGGGCTGCGTGGAGAAAGTATCCTCTTTCGCCTCGTCCATCAATCCCCTCTTCGGCATCGTCTCCTCCCTGGTCGGGGTGGTGCGCATAGGCCTGGTGGGTGATGAGGCACACGCCCTGGACAAGGACTTCCAGGTGGTGCACGGCAAGCTGGAGAGCATCTCGGCGAAGAACCGCCAGTGCCTGCGGCAGATTCGTGTGGACGAGGTCAATGAGACATTTGGTAAGTACGAGGAGTACATCAAGCACCAGTATGCCGCCTTCAGCTCCATGGTGGCGTTGGTGAGGAAGGACCCGGAGGGAGCGCGGCGCCACATGGCCAACTTCGAGTGGGTCTATGAGAGGGACAAGAGCGACCTGAGCCTGGACGTGTACTACCGGGGAGTAATGGGCACCGGGTCGGTGTTCGGAAGGCCCCTGCTGAAGGTGTACCTGGAGCACTGCAACGGAGACCGCAGGGTCATGGAGCACTGGTGCTCCCAGGTGGGACACCTGTTCCACATCGGCCTGATCGCCCTCATGGCCTACACAGCGGTGACAGAGGACGACGAGGATGAGGTGCGAGAGAAGTGGACCAAGCGTGTGGAGGACATCCAAGCCAAGATGCAGGAGGTTTTGAGTCAGTGCAAAGAGTAG
- the LOC135552114 gene encoding krev interaction trapped protein 1 isoform X1, with translation MGNQDNLEDVFVAVIRPKNQVSLSSKEYRAKAYEILLIEVPLEGKEKKRKKVLLATKIQASGDTARSILDYVDEMTKPISNNQGFIGKRVVHMRKFPLDVDKEGKEVSLFIVPVNVKDNSKPIYSPGSPSFYCLQDIIRVCSETSPHFSPITSKILLALDKWLAEQHTMPHAVPALFRPTPADRVKTNVSNPAYIREGKPSDGGLHMGYTALEIKSKMLSLEKADMCIQNPLYGSDLQYTNRVDKVIINPYFGLGAPDYSKIQIPKREKWQHGSNSVTEDKERQWVDDFPLHRSACEGDTELLTKLLESGFSVKQLDSDHWAPIHYACWYGKVEATKLLLEKGNCNPNLLNGQLSSPLHFAAGGGHSQIVQLLLQHPEIDRHIEDQQKRSPMQICEENKQNEWEETVKLLQQANNKPYEKVRIYRMDGSYRSVELKHGNNTSVQQIMEGMRLSKDTQQYFTIWICSENLNLQLKPYHKPLQHLRIWTEIVTDLTVLDPQRENPQLFLRRDVRLPLDIEKKIEDPLSILILFDEARHCLLKGFFPSPDSKLITLASLLLQIIYGNYESKKHKQGFLNEENLKSIVPISKVKSKAHHWTNRILHEYKNLSMSEGVSKEMHHLQRLFLQNCWDIPTYGAAFFTGQVFTKASSSNHKVIRVFVGVNTKGLHLMNMETKVLLISLEYGSFMWQLGHADQYFQIHSLENKMNFIVHTKQAGLIVKLLMKLSGQMTPNDRSLTDKYAYG, from the exons ATGGGCAACCAAGACAACTTGGAAGATGTGTTTGTTGCTGTCATTCGTCCAAAGAATCAAGTCAGTCTGAGCTCTAAGGAATATCGGGCTAAAGCCTATGAG ATCCTGTTGATAGAAGTTCCTTTGGAAGGAAAAGAGAAGAAACGGAAGAAAGTCTTACTGGCGACCAAAATCCAAGCGAGTGGGGACACAGCCAGATCCATTTTGGATTATGTAGACGAAATGACTAAACCCATATCTAATAACCAGGGTTTTATTG GAAAGCGTGTGGTGCACATGAGGAAATTCCCTCTCGATGTTGACAAAGAAGGGAAAGAGGTCTCCCTCTTTATTGTGCCAGTCAATGTCAAAG ATAACAGCAAGCCTATCTACAGCCCTGGTAGCCCCAGTTTTTACTGCCTGCAGGATATCATACGTGTGTGTAGCGAGACCAGTCCTCACTTCTCCCCCATCACCTCAAAGATCCTCCTGGCCTTGGACAA GTGGCTGGCAGAGCAGCACACCATGCCTCACGCCGTTCCAGCTCTGTTCCGGCCCACGCCCGCGGACCGAGTCAAGACCAACGTGAGTAACCCTGCCTACATCAGAGAGGGCAAACCCAGTGACGGGGGTTTGCACATGGGTTACACTGCCTTGGAGATCAAGAGCAAGATGCTGTCACTGGAGAAGGCTGACATGTGCATTCAGAACCCTCTCTACGGCTCAGACTTGCAGTATACCAACCGG GTGGACAAAGTTATCATCAACCCTTACTTTGGCCTTGGTGCTCCGGATTACTCTAAAATCCAGATCCCTAAGAGAGAAAAGTGGCAGCACGGATCTAACAGTGTGACAGAGGACAA gGAGCGTCAGTGGGTGGATGACTTTCCCCTCCACCGCAGTGCCTGTGAAGGCGACACAGAGCTGCTCACCAAGCTCCTGGAAAGTGGCTTCTCAGTCAAACAGCTGGACAGCGACCACTGGGCCCCCATCCATTACGCCTGCTG GTATGGTAAAGTGGAGGCGACCAAGCTACTGCTGGAGAAGGGAAACTGTAACCCCAACCTGCTGAATGGCCAGCTGAGCTCCCCGCTGCACTTTGCTGCTGGAGGGGGCCACTCACAGATAGTACAGCTTCTGCTCCAGCATCCTGAGATAGACCGG CACATAGAGGATCAGCAAAAGAGATCGCCCATGCAAATCTGTGAAGAGAACAAGCAGAACGAATGGGAGGAGACAGTGAAACTCCTACAGCAAGCCAATAACAAACCA TACGAGAAGGTGCGCATCTACCGCATGGATGGCTCGTACCGCTCGGTGGAGCTGAAGCACGGGAACAACACATCAGTGCAGCAGATCATGGAGGGCATGCGGCTCTCCAAGGACACCCAGCAGTACTTCACCATCTGGATTTGCTCTGAGAATCTCA aCCTGCAGCTGAAGCCCTACCACAAGCCCCTGCAGCACCTGCGTATCTGGACCGAGATCGTCACTGACCTCACTGTCCTGGACCCCCAGAGGGAGAACCCACAGCTCTTCCTCCGTAGAGATGTCCGTCTGCCCCTCGACATTGAGAAAAAG ATTGAGGACCCCCTGTCCATCCTGATCCTGTTTGACGAGGCCAGACACTGCCTCCTCAAGGGCTTCTTCCCCTCCCCGGACAGCAAGCTGATCACCCTGGCCAGCCTTCTGCTGCAGATCATCTATGGAAACTATGAGAGCAAGAAGCACAAGCAGGGTTTCCTTAA TGAGGAAAACCTGAAATCTATTGTCCCGATATCCAAGGTGAAAAGCAAAGCGCATCATTGGACAAACAGGATTCTTCATGAGTATAAG AACCTCAGTATGAGTGAGGGTGTGAGCAAAGAGATGCACCACCTCCAGAGGCTCTTCCTGCAGAACTGCTGGGACATCCCAACATATGGTGCTGCCTTCTTCACGGGCCAGGTCTTCACCAAGGCTAGCTCCAGCAACCACAAAGTAATCCGCGTCTTCGTGGGTGTCAACACCAAGGGCCTGCACCTCATGAACATGGAGACCAAG GTCCTTCTTATCAGTCTGGAGTATGGCTCTTTCATGTGGCAGCTCGGGCACGCTGATCAGTACTTCCAGATTCACAGTCTGGAAAACAAGATGAACTTCATTGTGCACACCAAACAG GCTGGCCTTATTGTTAAACTGTTAATGAAGTTGAGTGGACAAATGACTCCAAATGACAGAAGTTTAACAGACAAGTATGCATATGGTTGA
- the LOC135552114 gene encoding krev interaction trapped protein 1 isoform X2, with translation MPHAVPALFRPTPADRVKTNVSNPAYIREGKPSDGGLHMGYTALEIKSKMLSLEKADMCIQNPLYGSDLQYTNRVDKVIINPYFGLGAPDYSKIQIPKREKWQHGSNSVTEDKERQWVDDFPLHRSACEGDTELLTKLLESGFSVKQLDSDHWAPIHYACWYGKVEATKLLLEKGNCNPNLLNGQLSSPLHFAAGGGHSQIVQLLLQHPEIDRHIEDQQKRSPMQICEENKQNEWEETVKLLQQANNKPYEKVRIYRMDGSYRSVELKHGNNTSVQQIMEGMRLSKDTQQYFTIWICSENLNLQLKPYHKPLQHLRIWTEIVTDLTVLDPQRENPQLFLRRDVRLPLDIEKKIEDPLSILILFDEARHCLLKGFFPSPDSKLITLASLLLQIIYGNYESKKHKQGFLNEENLKSIVPISKVKSKAHHWTNRILHEYKNLSMSEGVSKEMHHLQRLFLQNCWDIPTYGAAFFTGQVFTKASSSNHKVIRVFVGVNTKGLHLMNMETKVLLISLEYGSFMWQLGHADQYFQIHSLENKMNFIVHTKQAGLIVKLLMKLSGQMTPNDRSLTDKYAYG, from the exons ATGCCTCACGCCGTTCCAGCTCTGTTCCGGCCCACGCCCGCGGACCGAGTCAAGACCAACGTGAGTAACCCTGCCTACATCAGAGAGGGCAAACCCAGTGACGGGGGTTTGCACATGGGTTACACTGCCTTGGAGATCAAGAGCAAGATGCTGTCACTGGAGAAGGCTGACATGTGCATTCAGAACCCTCTCTACGGCTCAGACTTGCAGTATACCAACCGG GTGGACAAAGTTATCATCAACCCTTACTTTGGCCTTGGTGCTCCGGATTACTCTAAAATCCAGATCCCTAAGAGAGAAAAGTGGCAGCACGGATCTAACAGTGTGACAGAGGACAA gGAGCGTCAGTGGGTGGATGACTTTCCCCTCCACCGCAGTGCCTGTGAAGGCGACACAGAGCTGCTCACCAAGCTCCTGGAAAGTGGCTTCTCAGTCAAACAGCTGGACAGCGACCACTGGGCCCCCATCCATTACGCCTGCTG GTATGGTAAAGTGGAGGCGACCAAGCTACTGCTGGAGAAGGGAAACTGTAACCCCAACCTGCTGAATGGCCAGCTGAGCTCCCCGCTGCACTTTGCTGCTGGAGGGGGCCACTCACAGATAGTACAGCTTCTGCTCCAGCATCCTGAGATAGACCGG CACATAGAGGATCAGCAAAAGAGATCGCCCATGCAAATCTGTGAAGAGAACAAGCAGAACGAATGGGAGGAGACAGTGAAACTCCTACAGCAAGCCAATAACAAACCA TACGAGAAGGTGCGCATCTACCGCATGGATGGCTCGTACCGCTCGGTGGAGCTGAAGCACGGGAACAACACATCAGTGCAGCAGATCATGGAGGGCATGCGGCTCTCCAAGGACACCCAGCAGTACTTCACCATCTGGATTTGCTCTGAGAATCTCA aCCTGCAGCTGAAGCCCTACCACAAGCCCCTGCAGCACCTGCGTATCTGGACCGAGATCGTCACTGACCTCACTGTCCTGGACCCCCAGAGGGAGAACCCACAGCTCTTCCTCCGTAGAGATGTCCGTCTGCCCCTCGACATTGAGAAAAAG ATTGAGGACCCCCTGTCCATCCTGATCCTGTTTGACGAGGCCAGACACTGCCTCCTCAAGGGCTTCTTCCCCTCCCCGGACAGCAAGCTGATCACCCTGGCCAGCCTTCTGCTGCAGATCATCTATGGAAACTATGAGAGCAAGAAGCACAAGCAGGGTTTCCTTAA TGAGGAAAACCTGAAATCTATTGTCCCGATATCCAAGGTGAAAAGCAAAGCGCATCATTGGACAAACAGGATTCTTCATGAGTATAAG AACCTCAGTATGAGTGAGGGTGTGAGCAAAGAGATGCACCACCTCCAGAGGCTCTTCCTGCAGAACTGCTGGGACATCCCAACATATGGTGCTGCCTTCTTCACGGGCCAGGTCTTCACCAAGGCTAGCTCCAGCAACCACAAAGTAATCCGCGTCTTCGTGGGTGTCAACACCAAGGGCCTGCACCTCATGAACATGGAGACCAAG GTCCTTCTTATCAGTCTGGAGTATGGCTCTTTCATGTGGCAGCTCGGGCACGCTGATCAGTACTTCCAGATTCACAGTCTGGAAAACAAGATGAACTTCATTGTGCACACCAAACAG GCTGGCCTTATTGTTAAACTGTTAATGAAGTTGAGTGGACAAATGACTCCAAATGACAGAAGTTTAACAGACAAGTATGCATATGGTTGA